One part of the Spiribacter salinus M19-40 genome encodes these proteins:
- a CDS encoding sulfite oxidase heme-binding subunit YedZ, producing the protein MAGIRAAVFALCALPAVLLIVGLLQGTLGANPVERLLNGTGSWGLRFLIATLAMTPLRWATGARWVVRLRRQIGLWAFFYAAAHFSVFAVFEHGLGLAAIVSDIAQRPFILVGASALLLLLPLALTSTQGWIRRLGRNWKRLHWLIYPAAILGVVHFFWLIKADRWTEPLIYAGILAVLLGWRVVKRLG; encoded by the coding sequence ATGGCTGGCATACGCGCCGCGGTGTTCGCGCTGTGCGCGCTGCCCGCGGTGCTGCTCATCGTTGGCCTTTTGCAGGGCACGCTCGGCGCCAACCCGGTCGAGCGCCTGTTGAACGGCACGGGGAGCTGGGGGCTCCGGTTTCTGATCGCGACGCTGGCGATGACGCCGCTACGCTGGGCGACAGGGGCTCGCTGGGTCGTTCGGTTGCGCCGTCAAATCGGGCTTTGGGCGTTTTTCTATGCGGCTGCGCATTTCAGCGTCTTCGCGGTGTTCGAGCACGGCCTTGGCCTCGCTGCCATTGTTTCAGACATTGCTCAGCGCCCGTTCATCCTGGTGGGGGCGAGTGCGCTGCTTTTGCTCCTGCCGCTGGCGCTCACTTCCACGCAGGGCTGGATCCGTCGGCTGGGGCGCAATTGGAAACGCCTGCACTGGCTCATTTATCCCGCAGCCATCCTTGGTGTTGTGCACTTCTTTTGGTTGATCAAGGCTGACCGCTGGACCGAGCCGCTGATCTACGCCGGCATCCTCGCGGTGTTGCTTGGCTGGCGTGTTGTCAAACGGCTTGGGTAG
- a CDS encoding type II toxin-antitoxin system Phd/YefM family antitoxin, translating into MPSIREFKARLSFYITESRAGKPVEITWHRQPVARLVGLAAHDDTGLARMVAQGELQWSGGKPSGSAIQLPNSNTSLAAMVLEDRR; encoded by the coding sequence ATGCCCTCCATTCGTGAGTTCAAAGCGCGACTGTCGTTCTACATAACGGAGTCTAGAGCCGGGAAGCCCGTGGAGATCACCTGGCATCGTCAGCCCGTGGCCCGTTTGGTGGGCCTGGCCGCGCACGACGACACCGGTCTGGCGCGGATGGTGGCACAGGGAGAGCTTCAGTGGTCTGGCGGTAAGCCATCGGGCAGTGCGATTCAGTTGCCGAATTCGAATACATCGTTGGCTGCGATGGTGCTTGAGGACCGTCGTTGA
- a CDS encoding type II toxin-antitoxin system VapC family toxin, which translates to MILFCDTSALVKLYVDESESREVRRAVAESEAVAVSRVAWVEVHSALARLSRESSEGQRIQDAVKRHLRQDGPHFAVVELTAAITETAGEYTEAFGLRAYDAIQLASAMRLRAQSDVPVSFACFDQRLNQAARVLGFELLGPQA; encoded by the coding sequence TTGATCCTGTTCTGCGATACCTCGGCGCTGGTCAAGCTGTACGTCGACGAGTCTGAAAGCCGCGAGGTCCGGCGCGCTGTCGCGGAATCGGAGGCGGTGGCAGTCTCGCGTGTGGCCTGGGTAGAGGTGCATTCTGCGCTCGCTCGCCTGAGCCGGGAGTCGAGTGAGGGCCAACGCATACAGGATGCCGTAAAGCGGCATTTGCGCCAGGACGGGCCTCATTTCGCCGTCGTCGAGCTTACCGCGGCAATCACTGAGACCGCAGGGGAGTACACTGAGGCGTTTGGTTTGAGAGCCTACGACGCCATACAGCTTGCCAGCGCAATGCGTCTTCGTGCCCAGTCAGACGTCCCCGTCAGCTTTGCCTGCTTTGATCAACGGCTTAATCAGGCGGCTAGGGTGCTGGGCTTTGAACTGCTTGGGCCGCAAGCCTGA